One region of Candidatus Woesearchaeota archaeon genomic DNA includes:
- a CDS encoding type II/IV secretion system ATPase subunit, translated as METKFNHFQVKKLIYKSVKSKKYMFNSKKEFEVVKHGVESILKINYFEKNNFPSIEDEAIVMRDTVKKLSQIPSITKIIFIHNKNYEYEFNQVVLLKEIAQLYTMLSKQKELFSAGQILTKNDECVKLFFNRYTFLQNTIIKDLPADPIGAYVKFKRELRDYKFDKNYHQNDCYEVDNKFENAINFIISKLESLTIIKASKEKLAGHKVGSREIYKKFFSANIKPNFVFTTLLRRIPIEAKELDSYKLSNAQISIFELDNEATNLYHVTPIEFTLSEEKYNILNLAKEVISEHKPESNDFIEPAKLREVFFNISRDLIEEIAEFKNIKLKQKDMEDLANILIRYTVGFGLIETLLEDDKIQDISVNSPSNKTPIFITHAEFEDCKTNIIHEEDEVEGWASRLRMISGKPLDASNPILDAEIETPKARARVSVIGKPLNPYGIGFSFRRHRDKPWTLPLFIKKKMITPEAAGLLSFIIDGARTILVAGTRGSGKSSFLTAIMIEIMRKYRIITVEDTLELPTLQFADLGFNIQPMSVRSALSVSKEGFSADMGIRSTLRLGDSCLIVGEVRSTEALALYEAMRVGALANVVAGTIHGDSPYGVYDRLVNDLGVPKTSFKATDIVIVANPVKSSDGLHRNRRITRITEVRKNWENDPLLENGFQDLFKYNSITDQLEITDDLINGESDILKAIGSSVKQWAGNWDAIWDNIQLRGKIKKLQVDYSIKYNNDDILEAKSIIDSNDKFHKISEKVNNEFGHLDSKKIFFEFEEWFKSYIQQYLNKD; from the coding sequence ATGGAAACTAAATTTAATCATTTTCAAGTAAAGAAATTAATATATAAATCAGTGAAAAGCAAAAAATATATGTTTAATTCGAAAAAAGAATTTGAAGTAGTAAAACATGGCGTTGAAAGTATTCTGAAAATAAACTACTTTGAAAAAAATAACTTCCCTTCAATAGAAGATGAAGCAATAGTTATGAGAGATACAGTAAAAAAATTATCTCAAATTCCTTCAATTACAAAAATCATATTCATACATAATAAAAATTATGAGTATGAATTCAACCAAGTAGTTTTACTAAAAGAAATTGCACAATTATATACCATGTTATCAAAACAAAAAGAATTATTTTCTGCTGGACAAATTTTAACTAAAAATGACGAATGTGTAAAATTATTTTTCAATAGATATACATTTTTACAAAATACAATAATAAAAGATTTACCTGCAGACCCTATAGGAGCTTATGTTAAATTCAAAAGAGAATTAAGAGATTATAAATTCGATAAAAATTATCATCAAAATGATTGTTATGAAGTAGACAATAAATTTGAAAATGCAATTAATTTCATAATTAGTAAACTTGAATCTTTAACCATAATTAAAGCATCAAAAGAAAAACTAGCTGGACACAAAGTCGGTTCAAGAGAAATATATAAAAAATTCTTCTCAGCAAATATCAAACCAAATTTTGTATTTACAACATTACTAAGAAGAATTCCTATTGAAGCAAAAGAACTAGACTCCTACAAATTAAGTAACGCACAAATCAGTATATTTGAATTAGATAATGAAGCAACTAATTTATATCATGTAACTCCAATAGAATTTACATTATCTGAAGAAAAATATAATATCTTAAATCTTGCAAAAGAAGTAATTTCCGAGCATAAACCTGAATCAAACGATTTCATTGAACCTGCCAAACTTAGAGAAGTATTTTTCAATATTTCCAGAGACCTAATTGAAGAAATTGCAGAATTCAAAAATATTAAATTAAAACAAAAAGATATGGAAGATTTAGCAAACATCCTTATTAGATATACAGTAGGATTTGGTCTAATTGAAACACTACTTGAAGACGATAAAATTCAAGACATCTCTGTAAACTCTCCATCAAATAAAACTCCAATATTCATAACTCATGCAGAATTTGAAGATTGTAAAACAAATATCATACACGAAGAAGATGAAGTTGAAGGATGGGCATCAAGACTTAGAATGATTTCAGGAAAACCTCTTGATGCATCAAATCCTATTTTAGATGCTGAGATTGAAACTCCTAAAGCAAGGGCAAGAGTCTCAGTAATTGGAAAACCTCTAAACCCATATGGAATAGGATTCTCATTTAGAAGACACAGAGACAAACCATGGACACTCCCATTATTTATTAAAAAGAAAATGATTACTCCTGAAGCAGCAGGACTATTAAGCTTTATAATTGATGGAGCAAGAACAATTCTTGTAGCAGGAACTAGAGGTTCAGGAAAATCTTCCTTCTTAACAGCAATAATGATAGAAATCATGAGAAAATATAGAATAATTACTGTAGAAGACACATTAGAACTTCCAACACTTCAATTTGCAGATTTAGGATTTAACATCCAACCTATGAGTGTTCGTTCTGCACTCTCAGTTTCTAAAGAAGGTTTTAGTGCAGATATGGGAATAAGATCAACACTAAGACTAGGAGACTCATGCCTAATAGTTGGAGAAGTTCGTTCAACTGAGGCTCTTGCACTATATGAAGCAATGAGAGTAGGAGCTCTTGCAAATGTAGTAGCAGGAACAATTCATGGAGATAGTCCTTATGGAGTCTACGATAGGTTAGTAAACGATTTAGGAGTCCCTAAAACTTCATTTAAAGCAACAGACATAGTAATTGTTGCAAATCCTGTAAAATCTTCGGATGGTCTTCATAGAAACAGAAGAATTACAAGAATTACTGAAGTAAGAAAAAATTGGGAAAATGATCCACTCCTTGAAAATGGTTTTCAAGATTTATTCAAATATAATTCTATAACAGACCAATTAGAAATAACTGATGACTTAATCAATGGAGAAAGTGACATTCTAAAAGCAATAGGTTCAAGCGTAAAACAATGGGCTGGAAACTGGGATGCAATTTGGGACAATATACAATTAAGAGGGAAAATCAAAAAACTTCAAGTAGATTACTCAATCAAATACAATAATGACGACATTCTTGAAGCAAAATCAATAATTGATTCAAATGACAAATTCCATAAAATATCCGAAAAAGTAAACAATGAATTTGGACATTTAGACTCTAAAAAAATATTTTTCGAATTTGAAGAATGGTTTAAATCATACATACAACAATATTTAAATAAAGATTAA
- the radA gene encoding DNA repair and recombination protein RadA has protein sequence MVKEKKEVTVSDLPGVGPSTVEKLAAAGIDTLLAVAVSSIGVLTNEAGVSDGVARKMIQAARDMMEMGFETADTVLEKRKFVKKVKTGSAGFDEIMGGGFETGAITELFGEFGSGKTQVGHQVAVNVQIPKDQGGYGSKVIYIDTENTFRPERILQMAEKVGLNPDDALKNIKIARAYNSDHQMLLTEKAEDLLKTGEYNVLIVDSLTAHFRAEFIGRGTLSERQQKLNKHMHTLLKLADMYNCCVIVTNQVMAKPNVMFGDPTQAIGGHIVGHSSTFRIYLRKGKKGSRVAKLVDSPNLPDNECMFFVNMSGISDKEE, from the coding sequence ATGGTTAAAGAAAAAAAAGAAGTTACAGTTTCAGATTTACCTGGTGTAGGTCCAAGTACAGTAGAAAAATTAGCAGCAGCGGGTATTGATACTTTACTTGCAGTTGCAGTCTCATCGATTGGTGTTTTGACAAATGAAGCAGGAGTTTCAGATGGTGTTGCAAGAAAAATGATTCAAGCAGCAAGGGATATGATGGAGATGGGTTTTGAGACTGCCGATACAGTTTTAGAGAAAAGAAAATTTGTTAAGAAAGTTAAAACTGGAAGCGCAGGTTTTGATGAAATTATGGGTGGAGGTTTTGAGACTGGAGCTATTACTGAACTTTTCGGAGAATTTGGTTCAGGTAAAACTCAAGTAGGACATCAAGTTGCAGTTAATGTACAAATCCCAAAAGATCAAGGTGGTTATGGTTCCAAAGTAATTTACATTGATACTGAGAATACTTTTAGGCCAGAGAGAATTTTACAAATGGCTGAGAAAGTTGGACTTAATCCTGATGATGCTTTGAAAAATATTAAAATCGCAAGAGCTTATAATTCGGATCATCAAATGCTTTTAACAGAAAAAGCAGAAGATTTGCTTAAGACTGGTGAGTATAATGTTTTAATCGTTGATTCACTAACAGCTCATTTTAGAGCAGAGTTTATTGGTAGAGGAACACTCTCAGAGAGGCAACAAAAATTAAATAAACATATGCATACACTTTTGAAACTTGCTGATATGTATAATTGTTGCGTTATTGTAACTAATCAAGTTATGGCTAAACCAAATGTTATGTTTGGAGATCCAACACAAGCAATTGGTGGTCATATTGTGGGACATAGTTCTACATTTAGAATTTATTTGAGAAAAGGAAAGAAAGGTTCAAGAGTTGCAAAACTTGTTGATAGTCCTAATTTACCTGACAATGAATGTATGTTCTTTGTTAATATGTCTGGAATTTCAGATAAAGAAGAATAA
- a CDS encoding leucyl aminopeptidase family protein — translation MKLKIENKNLELITIPVYNSKKEFEFFNKTQNKEIKNKIKDTAKLYQYIGKENETLYFNIDKQKILLIGLKEEYTLENLRIAYSNVHKIIKSKDECKISIEVPKEQEDEIVAIIEGIDLSDYKFNKYIKEKKENEIEIIIIINKKYQKILNETLIITKNTKITRDLVNENSNIITPQYLEQLSKDLAKKNKLKIKVLNEKQIQKEKLNLLYAVGQGSIFPPRLIIVEYNGNPKSKEKIALVGKGITFDTGGTNLKPTGFVEDMKSDMGGAATVYSIFKSAIELKLKQNLILVIPSAENSLSANAFKPGDVFIGYNQLSVEIGNTDAEGRLILADAIAYIQKNYKPTQIIDMATLTGACLVALGTNLIAMLGNNKKIKKQIFESGEKTFDRVWELPIYDEHRESIKSKIADMKNIGANRYGGTITAAAFLEKFIEKNTKWTHLDIAGAARSHGKVAPYITDFGTGRGVRLIVDYIKNNQK, via the coding sequence ATGAAACTAAAAATAGAAAATAAAAACCTAGAACTCATAACAATTCCAGTATACAATTCTAAAAAAGAATTTGAATTTTTTAATAAAACTCAAAATAAAGAAATAAAAAACAAAATAAAAGATACAGCAAAATTATACCAATATATTGGAAAAGAAAACGAAACCCTATATTTTAATATAGATAAGCAAAAAATCCTATTAATTGGATTAAAAGAAGAATATACATTAGAAAATTTAAGAATAGCATATTCTAATGTTCATAAAATTATTAAATCTAAAGATGAATGTAAAATTTCAATTGAAGTACCCAAAGAACAAGAAGATGAAATTGTTGCAATAATTGAAGGAATCGACTTGAGTGATTATAAATTTAACAAATATATAAAAGAAAAAAAAGAAAATGAAATAGAAATTATTATTATAATAAATAAAAAATATCAAAAAATATTAAATGAAACTTTAATAATAACTAAAAATACTAAAATCACAAGAGACCTAGTAAATGAAAATTCTAATATAATAACGCCCCAATATCTAGAACAACTATCTAAAGATTTAGCAAAAAAAAATAAATTAAAAATTAAAGTATTAAATGAAAAACAAATACAAAAAGAAAAATTAAATCTGCTCTATGCTGTAGGACAAGGATCAATATTCCCTCCAAGGCTAATCATTGTTGAATATAATGGTAATCCTAAATCCAAAGAAAAAATAGCATTAGTTGGAAAAGGAATAACATTTGATACTGGAGGAACAAATTTAAAACCTACAGGATTTGTAGAGGACATGAAATCTGATATGGGAGGCGCAGCAACAGTATATTCAATATTTAAATCTGCAATAGAATTAAAATTAAAACAAAATCTAATACTTGTAATTCCATCTGCTGAAAATTCATTATCTGCAAATGCATTCAAACCAGGAGATGTATTCATTGGATACAATCAATTAAGTGTTGAAATAGGGAACACAGACGCAGAAGGAAGGCTAATTCTTGCCGATGCTATAGCATATATTCAAAAAAACTATAAACCTACTCAAATCATCGACATGGCAACACTTACTGGAGCATGCCTCGTTGCTCTTGGAACAAATTTAATTGCAATGTTAGGAAATAATAAAAAAATAAAAAAACAAATATTTGAATCAGGAGAAAAAACATTTGATAGAGTTTGGGAATTACCAATATATGATGAACATAGAGAATCTATAAAAAGTAAAATTGCAGATATGAAAAATATAGGTGCTAATAGATATGGTGGAACAATTACTGCTGCAGCATTCTTAGAAAAATTCATCGAAAAAAATACTAAATGGACACATCTAGATATTGCTGGAGCTGCAAGATCGCATGGAAAAGTAGCTCCATACATAACAGATTTTGGAACTGGAAGAGGAGTAAGATTAATAGTTGATTACATTAAAAATAACCAAAAATAA